A genomic segment from Nicotiana tabacum cultivar K326 chromosome 7, ASM71507v2, whole genome shotgun sequence encodes:
- the LOC107810394 gene encoding putative calcium-binding protein CML18 isoform X1 — translation MDSFRIWFKSLNNTAGKFLGQFKYWKKGKKKPKRMVSDFSWLSGFAAMEISSQLKLVFKFIDANGDGKISPLELTEILLSLGHEELKDAEELAEVMVKEMDCDGDGFVDLDEFMSIMGVENDQVFGDSTKDFDELKEAFLVFDADKNGVISAKELRRVLISLGCVNCSVKECRRMIKGVDKDGDGFVNFDEFKEMMGAGCNL, via the coding sequence ATGGATTCTTTCAGAATATGGTTCAAGTCTTTGAATAACACTGCTGGCAAGTTTCTTGGACAATTTAAGTActggaaaaaagggaaaaagaaaccaAAGAGAATGGTTTCTGATTTCAGTTGGTTATCAGGTTTTGCAGCTATGGAAATCTCTAGTCAACTTAAATTAGTCTTTAAATTCATAGATGCTAATGGAGATGGGAAGATATCTCCATTGGAGTTAACTGAAATTTTGTTGAGTCTTGGACATGAAGAATTGAAAGATGCTGAGGAATTAGCTGAAGTTATGGTAAAAGAAATGGATTGTGATGGGGATGGATTTGTGGATTTAGATGAGTTCATGAGTATTATGGGGGTGGAAAATGATCAAGTTTTTGGTGATTCTACTAAGGATTTCGATGAGCTTAAGGAAGCTTTTCTTGTATTTGATGCTGATAAAAATGGAGTTATATCAGCTAAAGAGTTGAGGAGAGTCCTAATTAGTCTTGGTTGTGTAAATTGTAGTGTTAAAGAGTGTCGTAGAATGATTAAAGGGGTTGATAAAGATGGTGATGGATTTGTAAATTTTGATGAGTTTAAAGAGATGATGGGTGCTGGTTGCAATCTTTAG
- the LOC107810394 gene encoding putative calcium-binding protein CML18 isoform X2, producing the protein MVSDFSWLSGFAAMEISSQLKLVFKFIDANGDGKISPLELTEILLSLGHEELKDAEELAEVMVKEMDCDGDGFVDLDEFMSIMGVENDQVFGDSTKDFDELKEAFLVFDADKNGVISAKELRRVLISLGCVNCSVKECRRMIKGVDKDGDGFVNFDEFKEMMGAGCNL; encoded by the coding sequence ATGGTTTCTGATTTCAGTTGGTTATCAGGTTTTGCAGCTATGGAAATCTCTAGTCAACTTAAATTAGTCTTTAAATTCATAGATGCTAATGGAGATGGGAAGATATCTCCATTGGAGTTAACTGAAATTTTGTTGAGTCTTGGACATGAAGAATTGAAAGATGCTGAGGAATTAGCTGAAGTTATGGTAAAAGAAATGGATTGTGATGGGGATGGATTTGTGGATTTAGATGAGTTCATGAGTATTATGGGGGTGGAAAATGATCAAGTTTTTGGTGATTCTACTAAGGATTTCGATGAGCTTAAGGAAGCTTTTCTTGTATTTGATGCTGATAAAAATGGAGTTATATCAGCTAAAGAGTTGAGGAGAGTCCTAATTAGTCTTGGTTGTGTAAATTGTAGTGTTAAAGAGTGTCGTAGAATGATTAAAGGGGTTGATAAAGATGGTGATGGATTTGTAAATTTTGATGAGTTTAAAGAGATGATGGGTGCTGGTTGCAATCTTTAG